The Pirellulimonas nuda genome includes a region encoding these proteins:
- the hemG gene encoding protoporphyrinogen oxidase, producing MSAPPPLRIAVIGAGVTGLAAAHRVGELSPRAEVRLFERSDRVGGVLQTESRDGFLIERSADNFLTKTPHATALCERIGLADELIPTESARRRAMVVRRGRLLGIPEGFVIMSPGAVWPIVATGILSPAGKARLMCEPLVPPRRDASDESVADFCRRRLGSEAFTRLVQPLVGGIYTADPERLSMAATMPHLLQDEREHGGLWRAARGRKRQQSSGARYNLFMAPRGGMQAITDRLRQRLPAGCLFTGSDIRALHRDRSTGKWRIEGSEGGDFDAVIVAAPAPAAGEMLAGLDASLASELRQIEYAGATIVCLGYERRLAARPMDGFGFVVPHAERRPILAASFASHKFPGRAPQDCELVRVFFGGALQPEMADRPDAELIQIAREQLGELIGLSGEPKTVEVARWGGAMPQYHVGHVERVDRILQHAAAWPGLYLAGAAYRGVGVPNCIASGEAAAEAACTQR from the coding sequence TTGTCCGCGCCCCCGCCGCTACGCATCGCAGTCATCGGCGCCGGCGTCACCGGCCTGGCGGCGGCGCACCGCGTCGGCGAGCTGAGCCCGCGGGCCGAGGTGCGTCTGTTTGAACGCAGCGACCGCGTGGGCGGCGTCCTGCAGACCGAGTCGCGCGACGGGTTCCTGATCGAACGCAGCGCAGACAACTTCTTGACCAAAACCCCGCACGCGACCGCGCTGTGCGAGCGCATCGGGCTGGCGGACGAGCTCATCCCTACCGAGTCCGCGCGGCGACGCGCCATGGTGGTGCGGCGCGGCCGGCTGCTGGGGATACCGGAGGGGTTCGTCATCATGTCGCCCGGCGCGGTGTGGCCGATCGTTGCGACGGGCATCCTCAGCCCCGCCGGCAAGGCGCGGCTGATGTGCGAACCGCTCGTCCCGCCGAGGCGCGACGCCTCGGACGAGTCGGTGGCCGACTTCTGCCGCAGGCGGCTCGGCAGCGAGGCGTTTACCCGCTTGGTGCAGCCGCTGGTCGGGGGGATCTACACCGCCGACCCAGAGCGGCTCAGCATGGCCGCCACGATGCCGCACCTGTTGCAGGACGAACGCGAGCACGGCGGCCTGTGGCGGGCGGCCCGCGGTCGCAAGCGGCAACAGTCTAGCGGCGCACGGTACAACCTGTTCATGGCGCCCCGGGGGGGGATGCAGGCGATCACCGACCGCCTACGCCAGCGGCTGCCGGCGGGATGCCTCTTCACGGGGTCTGACATTCGGGCTCTGCACCGCGACCGCTCGACCGGCAAGTGGCGTATCGAGGGGAGCGAAGGCGGCGATTTCGACGCGGTCATCGTCGCCGCGCCGGCGCCCGCCGCCGGGGAGATGCTCGCCGGGCTCGACGCCTCGCTCGCCTCGGAGCTCCGCCAGATCGAGTACGCGGGGGCGACGATCGTCTGCCTCGGCTACGAGCGCCGGCTGGCGGCCCGGCCGATGGACGGGTTCGGTTTCGTCGTGCCGCACGCCGAGCGGCGGCCCATCTTGGCGGCGAGCTTCGCCAGCCACAAGTTCCCGGGGAGGGCGCCCCAGGATTGCGAGCTGGTGCGGGTCTTCTTCGGCGGCGCGTTGCAGCCCGAGATGGCGGACCGGCCCGACGCAGAACTCATCCAGATCGCGCGCGAGCAGTTGGGCGAATTGATCGGCCTGTCGGGCGAGCCAAAGACCGTGGAAGTAGCCCGCTGGGGAGGCGCCATGCCGCAGTACCACGTCGGGCACGTCGAGCGTGTCGACCGCATCCTGCAACACGCGGCGGCGTGGCCCGGGCTCTACCTCGCCGGCGCCGCCTACCGCGGCGTCGGCGTGCCGAACTGCATCGCCAGCGGCGAAGCCGCGGCCGAAGCCGCGTGCACCCAGCGCTAG
- a CDS encoding outer membrane beta-barrel protein, with the protein MGRRNIISASTGPLAWAAVCVCGLAVGQGPPLEVPQRPAPEHSELEHQPAQYAGEYSDCPEGHPWAPAGLSQLELRTSASHGRAMGPGQPLRGTSWLNRPYDVSLDYGVFLMTSRVSPNVRPGNDYFGALGIGWDFDYYWGTQFRIGWTTPDLLNTTQPDRTGANDLLLSDWSLLYYPWGDSRLRPYYRIGLGLTDLQYTNDAGLPVDPFLFTMPIGVGIKYQTERWLALRAELIDNIAVGQNETGTLNNLTITFGAEWRFGGKPTGYSAWRRGGTIW; encoded by the coding sequence ATGGGCCGACGGAACATCATATCGGCTTCGACCGGGCCGCTGGCCTGGGCGGCGGTGTGCGTGTGCGGCCTCGCGGTCGGCCAGGGGCCCCCGCTTGAGGTCCCCCAGCGCCCCGCGCCGGAGCACTCCGAGCTTGAGCACCAACCCGCCCAGTACGCGGGCGAGTACTCCGACTGCCCCGAAGGCCACCCCTGGGCGCCGGCCGGGCTATCGCAGCTCGAGCTCCGCACTTCGGCCTCGCACGGCCGCGCCATGGGCCCCGGCCAACCGCTCCGCGGCACAAGCTGGCTCAACCGGCCGTACGACGTGAGCCTCGACTACGGCGTCTTCTTGATGACCAGCCGGGTCAGCCCCAACGTGCGGCCCGGAAACGACTACTTTGGCGCGCTGGGGATCGGCTGGGACTTCGACTACTACTGGGGCACCCAGTTCCGCATCGGCTGGACCACCCCTGACCTGTTGAACACCACCCAGCCCGACCGCACCGGCGCGAACGACCTGCTGCTCTCCGACTGGTCGCTGCTGTACTACCCGTGGGGCGACTCGCGGCTGCGGCCCTACTACCGCATTGGGCTCGGGCTGACCGACCTGCAGTACACCAACGACGCCGGGCTGCCGGTCGACCCGTTCTTGTTCACCATGCCGATCGGGGTCGGCATCAAGTACCAGACCGAGCGTTGGCTCGCCCTGCGGGCGGAGCTGATCGACAACATCGCCGTCGGCCAGAACGAGACGGGCACGCTCAACAACCTGACGATCACTTTCGGCGCCGAGTGGCGGTTCGGCGGCAAACCGACCGGGTACTCCGCCTGGCGACGCGGCGGTACGATCTGGTAG
- a CDS encoding DUF1573 domain-containing protein has product MRHITAFSAAFCLSLIATVANAQQWALDMVDSTDHDFGAVARGSDTVYKFEITNKYKEDVHIAGVSSSCGCTSPSIENNTIKTWEKAYVVAKFNTRTFTGLHSATLTVRIDQPFPAQIQLRVHGNIRGDVVFEPGSINFGTVDQGATPEVRSRVNFAGRSDWRIEDVKSESGDIEVELVERQRYAGSVNYDLVVRLKESASPGYLKHQLALITNDRNAPRIPLDVEGRVMPAISAAPENLQFGEVAVGETGSKRFLVRGKQPFKIAQIACDDDWFQFSTDENASDKHVVDVRFYAKEESGPVKRSIVVTTDQGETFKAVVTAYATVKPRPAAPSEAPDTTAPEASTASTATKKLAQD; this is encoded by the coding sequence ATGCGACACATCACTGCTTTTTCCGCCGCTTTTTGCCTGAGCCTGATCGCCACGGTTGCCAACGCGCAGCAGTGGGCCCTGGACATGGTCGACTCGACCGACCACGACTTCGGCGCGGTGGCGCGGGGGTCGGACACGGTCTATAAGTTCGAGATCACCAACAAGTACAAGGAAGACGTCCACATCGCGGGCGTCTCTTCGAGCTGCGGCTGCACGTCGCCGTCGATCGAGAACAACACGATCAAGACGTGGGAAAAGGCCTACGTGGTGGCCAAGTTCAACACCCGCACGTTCACCGGGCTGCACAGCGCCACGCTGACCGTGCGGATCGACCAGCCGTTCCCGGCCCAGATCCAGCTTCGTGTGCACGGCAATATCCGCGGCGACGTGGTGTTCGAGCCGGGGTCGATCAACTTCGGCACCGTCGATCAGGGCGCCACCCCGGAGGTCCGCTCGCGGGTCAACTTTGCCGGTCGTTCCGACTGGCGGATCGAGGACGTAAAGAGCGAAAGCGGCGACATCGAGGTCGAGCTGGTCGAGCGGCAACGCTACGCCGGCAGCGTGAACTACGACCTGGTGGTCCGTCTCAAAGAGTCAGCCTCGCCCGGCTACCTGAAGCATCAACTGGCCCTGATCACCAACGACCGCAACGCCCCGCGGATCCCGCTGGACGTTGAGGGGCGGGTCATGCCGGCCATCTCCGCCGCTCCGGAGAACCTGCAGTTCGGCGAGGTGGCCGTCGGGGAGACGGGCTCCAAGCGGTTCTTGGTGCGGGGGAAGCAGCCCTTTAAGATCGCGCAGATCGCCTGCGATGACGACTGGTTCCAGTTCTCGACCGACGAGAACGCCAGCGACAAGCACGTCGTCGACGTACGGTTCTACGCAAAAGAAGAGTCGGGCCCCGTGAAGCGGTCGATCGTGGTCACCACCGACCAGGGCGAAACCTTCAAGGCCGTGGTCACCGCCTACGCCACCGTGAAGCCCCGGCCGGCCGCGCCCAGCGAGGCCCCGGACACGACGGCCCCCGAAGCTAGCACGGCCTCCACCGCCACCAAGAAGCTGGCGCAAGACTGA